In the Streptobacillus moniliformis DSM 12112 genome, one interval contains:
- a CDS encoding Cof-type HAD-IIB family hydrolase, translated as MIKLIATDMDGTLLNSKHEIAEKNIESIIKAQENGYTFVLASGRPTFAMIDFAKELKMDKFGGYIISFNGGEIIDCKTWKKIYSLGIEKNEILEMYNYAKENNLSFLLYDEKSIFANEINEYTIVEADITNGEIKLIEDIEKMNLGNSIKCMLLSEPENLIKHEKILKESKFSERLFFARSLPIFLEVVNKNIDKGKTLHKLLEILNFDKNSAIGVGDSYNDIPLLSASAFKVVPSNAKPELKEMADYVGVSNDEGILADLIEKFILIK; from the coding sequence ATGATAAAATTAATTGCAACTGATATGGATGGTACACTTTTAAATAGTAAACATGAAATTGCAGAAAAAAATATAGAATCTATTATAAAAGCACAAGAAAATGGTTATACATTCGTTTTAGCAAGTGGTAGACCAACTTTTGCTATGATTGATTTTGCTAAAGAGCTTAAGATGGATAAATTTGGTGGATATATAATATCATTTAATGGTGGAGAAATAATAGATTGTAAAACTTGGAAGAAAATATATAGCTTAGGTATAGAAAAAAATGAAATTTTAGAGATGTATAATTATGCAAAAGAAAATAATTTATCTTTCTTACTATATGATGAAAAAAGTATATTCGCAAATGAAATTAATGAATATACAATAGTTGAAGCCGATATTACAAATGGAGAAATAAAATTAATAGAAGATATAGAAAAAATGAATTTAGGAAATTCTATTAAATGTATGTTACTTTCTGAACCAGAAAATTTAATTAAACATGAAAAAATTCTAAAAGAAAGTAAATTTTCTGAAAGACTATTTTTTGCTAGATCATTACCTATATTTTTAGAAGTAGTTAATAAAAATATAGATAAAGGTAAGACATTGCATAAATTATTAGAAATATTAAATTTTGATAAAAATAGTGCAATAGGTGTAGGAGATAGCTATAATGATATACCTTTACTTTCAGCTAGTGCGTTTAAAGTTGTACCTAGTAATGCTAAACCTGAGTTAAAAGAAATGGCTGATTATGTAGGGGTAAGTAATGATGAAGGAATACTTGCAGATTTAATTGAGAAATTTATATTAATTAAGTAA
- a CDS encoding methylated-DNA--[protein]-cysteine S-methyltransferase, translating to MLLKNIYNSPMGKILILVDEKRLKGLWFEDQKYFGAKYDISNIEFGENEVIQEVRYWLKKYFSGENPKVNINILSIEGTEFRKKVSEVLLSIPYGQTISYKRVSDILFEKYGMKTSARAVGGALGHNPISILIPCHRVIATNGLLTGYAGGISKKIELLIIEGFDKKFLESKI from the coding sequence ATGTTATTAAAAAATATATATAATTCACCTATGGGGAAAATTTTAATTCTTGTAGATGAAAAAAGATTAAAGGGACTTTGGTTTGAAGATCAAAAATATTTTGGAGCAAAATATGATATTTCAAATATAGAATTTGGTGAAAATGAAGTTATTCAAGAAGTTAGGTATTGGTTAAAAAAATATTTTTCAGGAGAAAATCCTAAAGTTAATATTAATATTTTATCAATAGAGGGTACAGAATTTAGAAAAAAAGTATCTGAAGTATTGTTATCTATACCTTATGGTCAAACTATAAGCTATAAAAGAGTTTCTGATATATTGTTTGAAAAGTATGGAATGAAGACTTCTGCACGGGCTGTTGGAGGGGCTTTGGGGCATAATCCAATTTCTATTTTAATACCTTGCCATAGAGTAATTGCAACTAATGGTTTACTTACAGGTTATGCTGGAGGAATATCTAAAAAAATAGAATTATTAATTATAGAAGGATTTGATAAAAAGTTTTTAGAAAGTAAAATTTAA
- a CDS encoding acetate/propionate family kinase has product MKILVLNSGSSSLKFSVIDTAVEQIMIKGLCERIGIENSRFSIKNFVKNNNIDKVPELFPNHKRALEFVLNVLVDNEFGVFEDVNQIQAIGHRVVHGGEDFIEPLLINDKNMISLEKISSLAPLHNPANIMGIKVMRELLPKTPNVAVFDTAFHSTMPAKSYMYPIPYEEYEKLKIRKYGFHGTSHKYVSKVAEKLLLEKGVKKPYGGYKIISCHLGNGASITAIKDGKVLDTSMGFTPLAGLMMGTRCGDIDPSIVLHIMDEYNLSVEEMSQKLNKRSGVLGIFGKSSDNRELTEAMLNGDERAKLAFDMMAYSIQKYIGSYYILLQGVDAIIFTGGIGENSSETRQKVCENLEFIGVKLDYEKNKIRQSGDVDLSRLDSETSIFKIATNEELMISIETHNLLKS; this is encoded by the coding sequence ATGAAAATATTAGTATTAAATAGTGGTAGTTCATCTTTAAAGTTTTCTGTAATTGATACTGCTGTTGAGCAAATAATGATTAAAGGTTTATGTGAAAGAATAGGTATAGAAAATTCAAGATTTAGTATTAAAAACTTTGTTAAAAATAATAATATAGACAAAGTTCCAGAACTTTTTCCTAATCATAAGAGAGCTTTAGAATTTGTTTTAAATGTATTAGTAGATAATGAATTTGGAGTATTTGAAGATGTAAATCAAATACAAGCTATTGGTCATAGAGTTGTACATGGTGGAGAAGATTTCATAGAACCATTATTAATAAATGATAAGAATATGATTTCATTAGAAAAGATTTCATCTCTTGCACCTTTACATAATCCAGCAAATATTATGGGAATTAAGGTTATGAGAGAATTATTACCAAAAACACCGAATGTTGCTGTATTTGATACGGCTTTTCATTCTACTATGCCAGCAAAATCATATATGTATCCAATTCCTTATGAAGAATATGAAAAATTAAAAATTAGAAAATATGGATTTCATGGTACTAGTCATAAATATGTATCTAAGGTTGCTGAAAAATTATTACTTGAAAAAGGTGTTAAAAAACCTTATGGGGGATATAAGATAATAAGTTGTCATTTAGGTAATGGGGCTTCAATTACAGCAATTAAAGATGGTAAAGTTTTAGATACATCTATGGGATTTACACCACTTGCAGGTCTTATGATGGGAACTCGTTGTGGAGATATTGATCCATCTATTGTTTTACATATTATGGATGAATATAATTTATCGGTTGAAGAAATGAGTCAAAAATTAAATAAGAGATCAGGAGTTTTAGGAATATTTGGTAAAAGTTCTGATAATAGAGAATTAACAGAAGCTATGTTAAATGGTGATGAAAGAGCTAAATTAGCTTTTGATATGATGGCATATAGTATACAAAAATACATTGGTTCATATTATATACTTCTACAAGGAGTTGATGCAATAATATTTACTGGAGGTATAGGAGAAAATTCAAGTGAAACAAGACAGAAAGTATGTGAAAATTTAGAGTTTATAGGTGTGAAACTTGATTATGAAAAAAATAAGATTAGACAGTCTGGGGATGTAGATTTAAGTAGACTTGATTCAGAAACAAGTATATTTAAAATAGCAACTAATGAAGAATTAATGATATCTATTGAAACACACAACTTATTGAAAAGTTAA
- a CDS encoding hemolysin family protein, translating to MNTGSSILPQILLIVVLILINAFFSGSEMAIISINKNKLKILIDEGNEKALKLEKLMEEPANLLSTIQIGITLAGFLASASAAISLSEFLSIFLNKISFPYYQQVSVILVTLLLSYISLVFGELIPKRLALLNPEKIALTNVNIILFVYKLFIPFIKILSFSTNLFLRIFKINENDNLDIITKQEIKMIVNDSDIKDTERAMIEKIIDFEDKVAREIMIPRTSMFAIDIDSSINEIFSHEDLIRFSRIPVYREDLDNIVGILHTKNLLKKAYEIGFENVKINEILQEAYFVPETKKIQSLFLEMKTLKKHIVILIDEYGGVSGIVTLEDLLEEIVGNINDEYDLENEDIQKIAENKYMINSSISLNDFNDYFNFNIESNHYDSLNGILIEKLGFIPMDNKINDVFFDKFKIKILKVNNKRIEKVILEII from the coding sequence ATGAATACAGGGTCGTCCATATTACCCCAGATATTACTGATTGTAGTACTGATATTGATTAATGCTTTTTTCTCTGGAAGTGAAATGGCAATAATTTCTATTAATAAAAATAAACTTAAAATATTAATTGATGAAGGAAATGAAAAAGCATTAAAATTAGAAAAACTTATGGAAGAACCAGCTAATCTATTATCTACTATACAAATAGGGATAACTTTAGCAGGATTTTTAGCATCGGCTTCGGCTGCAATTTCATTATCAGAATTTTTATCTATATTTTTAAATAAAATTTCTTTTCCATATTATCAGCAAGTATCTGTTATACTTGTAACATTGCTATTATCATATATATCTTTAGTATTTGGGGAATTGATACCTAAAAGATTAGCATTGTTAAATCCTGAAAAGATTGCTCTTACTAATGTAAATATAATATTATTTGTATATAAATTATTTATACCTTTTATTAAAATATTATCTTTTTCTACCAATTTGTTTTTAAGAATATTTAAAATTAATGAAAATGATAATTTGGATATTATAACTAAACAAGAAATAAAGATGATAGTAAATGATAGTGATATTAAAGATACAGAAAGAGCAATGATAGAAAAAATAATAGATTTTGAAGATAAGGTGGCAAGAGAAATAATGATACCTAGAACTTCAATGTTTGCAATTGATATTGATTCAAGCATTAATGAAATATTTTCACACGAAGATTTAATTAGATTTTCCAGAATACCAGTTTATAGGGAAGATTTGGATAATATAGTTGGTATTTTACATACAAAGAATTTATTAAAAAAGGCATATGAAATCGGCTTTGAAAATGTTAAAATTAATGAAATTCTTCAAGAGGCATATTTTGTACCTGAAACTAAAAAAATACAATCCCTATTTTTAGAGATGAAGACTTTAAAAAAACATATAGTAATATTAATAGATGAATATGGTGGTGTATCAGGTATAGTTACATTGGAAGATTTACTTGAAGAAATAGTTGGAAATATTAATGATGAATATGATTTAGAAAATGAAGATATTCAGAAAATAGCTGAAAATAAATATATGATTAATTCATCTATTAGTCTAAATGATTTTAATGATTATTTTAATTTTAACATTGAATCTAATCATTATGATTCATTAAATGGAATATTGATAGAAAAATTAGGCTTTATACCTATGGATAATAAGATAAATGATGTATTTTTTGATAAATTTAAAATAAAAATACTTAAGGTAAATAACAAAAGAATAGAGAAGGTAATTTTAGAAATTATATAA
- a CDS encoding ROK family protein, with product MKYYGGIDLGGTNSKIGILDENGNIIYSTIVKTESNLGYKETIKKLSDCLKVGLDENKINYDDFISLGMGVPGPTVNKSTVIMWANFPWPENLNLANEFENQLSKPVYIDNDVNIITLGELWVGAAKGYKNVLGMAIGTGIGGAVVVNGEIISGKNGASGEIGHIPLEKKGRLCGCGKRGCFEAYASATGIERIAKDRLEVNKNNMLYNLTKDRDIEAKDVFECAKQGDKLSMDIVEETAEYLAMGIGTALSILDSDIVVMGGGVALAGEFLTDKIKKYLPDYLMTSIEKNVEIKIAELGNNAGIYGAAYLAMQSKK from the coding sequence ATGAAATATTATGGTGGAATTGATTTAGGAGGGACTAATTCAAAAATAGGTATTTTAGATGAAAATGGAAATATTATTTATTCAACAATAGTTAAAACTGAATCTAATTTAGGATACAAAGAAACAATTAAAAAATTATCGGACTGTTTAAAGGTTGGATTAGATGAAAATAAGATAAATTATGATGATTTCATTTCTTTAGGGATGGGAGTTCCAGGACCTACTGTAAATAAATCAACAGTAATAATGTGGGCAAATTTTCCATGGCCTGAAAATTTGAATCTAGCAAATGAATTTGAAAATCAATTATCAAAACCAGTATATATAGATAATGATGTTAATATTATTACACTTGGGGAATTATGGGTTGGTGCTGCAAAAGGATATAAAAATGTACTAGGAATGGCAATAGGAACTGGAATAGGTGGAGCAGTAGTAGTAAATGGTGAAATTATTTCAGGTAAAAACGGTGCTTCTGGAGAAATCGGACATATACCTTTAGAGAAAAAAGGAAGATTATGTGGTTGTGGTAAAAGAGGGTGTTTTGAAGCCTATGCATCAGCAACTGGTATTGAAAGAATAGCTAAGGATAGATTAGAAGTTAATAAAAATAATATGCTATATAACTTAACAAAAGATAGAGATATAGAAGCAAAAGATGTGTTTGAATGTGCAAAACAAGGAGATAAATTATCAATGGATATAGTTGAAGAAACAGCGGAATATCTTGCTATGGGAATAGGTACAGCTCTATCTATACTTGATTCTGACATAGTAGTTATGGGTGGTGGAGTTGCACTTGCTGGAGAATTTTTAACAGATAAAATAAAGAAATATTTGCCTGATTATTTGATGACATCTATTGAAAAAAATGTTGAAATAAAAATTGCTGAACTTGGTAATAATGCAGGAATTTATGGAGCTGCATATCTAGCTATGCAGTCAAAAAAATAG
- a CDS encoding NADP-dependent glyceraldehyde-3-phosphate dehydrogenase, giving the protein MKINVLSPIDGSVLGSVKKMTQEDVNQIYINSRKSFKEWKKLSTAKRAEIMYKAADILDENKERIAILMSKEISKPFKDSLAEIERTVGLIKYSAEEGMRIFGEVYEGKNYDESSKNKVAIVRREPVGIVLAISPFNYPINLAASKIIPALISGNTVVFKPASQGVLSGIELVKCFEEAGLPEGVLQIITGKGSEIGDYLNTHKEIDFINFTGSTSVGEKIGIQAKMKPILLELGGKDAAIVLEDANLDKAANDIVSGAFSYSGQRCTAIKRVLVMENVADELVDKIKNKVLNLKVGNPFENVVITPLIDEKSAIFVENLIMDAINKGAKALTEIKRESNLIYPVLLDNVNTEMDIAWEEPFGPVLPIIRVKSEKEALEIANNSEYGLQSSIFTNNIEKAFKFANELEVGTVHINNKTQRGPDNFPFLGIKNSGSGVQGIRHSILSMTKIKTIVLDM; this is encoded by the coding sequence ATGAAAATTAATGTATTATCTCCAATAGATGGAAGTGTGTTAGGCAGTGTAAAAAAGATGACACAAGAAGATGTAAATCAAATATATATTAATTCGCGTAAATCATTTAAAGAATGGAAAAAATTATCTACTGCTAAAAGAGCTGAAATAATGTATAAAGCAGCTGATATTTTAGATGAAAATAAAGAAAGAATTGCAATTTTAATGAGTAAAGAAATTTCTAAACCATTTAAAGATTCTTTAGCTGAAATTGAAAGAACTGTAGGTTTAATTAAATATTCAGCAGAAGAGGGAATGAGAATTTTTGGAGAAGTTTATGAAGGTAAAAACTATGATGAAAGCTCAAAAAATAAGGTTGCTATAGTTAGAAGAGAACCTGTAGGAATAGTTTTAGCAATATCACCATTTAATTACCCTATTAATTTAGCTGCATCTAAGATTATACCTGCATTGATATCTGGTAATACTGTTGTATTTAAACCTGCAAGTCAAGGAGTGCTTTCAGGCATAGAATTAGTAAAATGTTTTGAAGAAGCAGGCTTGCCAGAAGGAGTACTGCAAATTATAACAGGTAAAGGTTCAGAAATAGGAGATTATTTAAATACTCATAAAGAAATAGATTTCATTAATTTTACAGGAAGTACATCTGTGGGAGAAAAAATAGGAATACAAGCAAAAATGAAACCAATATTATTAGAACTTGGTGGAAAAGATGCAGCTATAGTACTAGAAGATGCTAATTTAGATAAAGCTGCAAACGATATTGTTTCAGGGGCATTCTCATATTCAGGTCAAAGATGTACCGCTATAAAAAGAGTTTTAGTAATGGAAAATGTTGCTGATGAATTAGTAGATAAAATTAAAAATAAGGTGTTAAATTTAAAAGTTGGAAATCCTTTCGAAAATGTTGTTATTACACCATTAATTGATGAAAAGAGTGCAATTTTTGTTGAAAATTTAATTATGGATGCAATAAATAAAGGAGCAAAAGCTTTAACTGAAATTAAAAGAGAATCTAACTTAATATACCCAGTATTACTTGATAATGTAAATACAGAAATGGATATAGCATGGGAAGAGCCATTTGGTCCTGTTTTACCAATTATTAGAGTAAAGAGTGAAAAAGAAGCGTTAGAAATAGCAAATAATTCAGAATATGGATTACAAAGTTCTATTTTCACAAATAACATTGAAAAAGCATTTAAATTTGCAAATGAGTTAGAGGTTGGAACAGTACATATTAATAATAAGACACAACGTGGTCCAGATAATTTTCCTTTTTTAGGAATTAAAAATTCTGGATCTGGTGTACAAGGTATTAGACATAGCATTCTTTCAATGACAAAAATAAAAACAATAGTATTAGACATGTAA
- a CDS encoding serine aminopeptidase domain-containing protein — MKIVNKEYFESFDGLKIPYTSFESGNKKKILMLHGLYEYIDRYNEFAVKLNEAGYDVYILEYRGHGDLREGNVADFGDKGITGVLNDIKLFIKHKFSNIANDDIFLIGKGLGGLLTLYLQEDMQLKNSVLISVPIEKKFSIFLGRVITKMEMKFGLKNSFINKFMLKTLNRSFVKEGKSAWLNRDKEIVKAYLNDENYLKSASSRLYNNVLSFTAFVKKNIKKISENANIFIVFGTKDALVSETKLKKYMQKINNGKNNIKFLKVKKARHDILFELNKDTIIEEIIKYMDGINNEN; from the coding sequence ATGAAGATAGTGAATAAAGAATATTTTGAAAGTTTTGATGGTCTAAAGATTCCGTATACTTCATTTGAAAGTGGTAATAAAAAGAAAATATTAATGTTACACGGATTATATGAATATATAGACAGATATAATGAATTTGCAGTTAAGCTTAATGAAGCAGGTTATGATGTATATATTTTAGAATATAGAGGACATGGAGATCTTAGAGAAGGAAATGTTGCAGATTTTGGTGATAAAGGTATTACAGGTGTTTTAAATGATATAAAGTTATTTATAAAACATAAATTTAGTAATATTGCTAATGATGATATATTCTTAATAGGTAAAGGATTAGGAGGATTACTAACCCTATATTTACAAGAAGATATGCAATTAAAAAACTCTGTGTTAATTTCAGTGCCTATAGAAAAGAAATTTTCAATTTTTCTAGGTAGAGTGATAACTAAAATGGAAATGAAATTTGGTTTAAAAAATAGTTTTATTAATAAATTCATGTTAAAGACACTTAATAGATCATTTGTTAAAGAAGGTAAATCAGCTTGGTTAAATAGAGATAAAGAAATTGTAAAAGCTTATTTAAATGATGAAAACTATTTAAAGAGTGCTTCTTCAAGACTATATAATAATGTGTTATCATTTACTGCATTTGTAAAGAAAAATATTAAGAAAATTAGTGAAAATGCAAATATATTTATAGTATTTGGTACTAAAGATGCTTTAGTTTCTGAAACAAAATTAAAAAAATATATGCAAAAGATAAATAATGGAAAAAATAATATTAAATTTTTAAAAGTCAAAAAAGCAAGACATGATATCTTATTTGAATTAAATAAGGATACAATAATAGAAGAAATAATAAAATATATGGATGGTATAAATAATGAAAATTAA
- a CDS encoding heavy metal translocating P-type ATPase, which yields MKREKFNITGMHCTNCSLNITKNIEKLEGIEKVNINLITSKMSVIYDEKIIDVEKIIEIVEKIGYGIEKINNKKNKENIEEIKKDYYIIKLVISIILTVLIMYLSMGHMLGFNKVNNSEIIQIIISISIMYLYKEYYFSGFLALKNNSSNMSSLIAVSTLASFVYSIFNVIKGENNDLYFESIAVILTLVSIGKYIERRIKKNATKSITKMINLTPKKATIIKDGNEIVIDVGDLEIDDEVLIKTGEIISCDGIILEGKAYVNESSITGESKLIEKNVNDEVIASSILEKGYLKVRVNKEANDTIIAKIIELVEEATSSKAPISKLADKISGILVPIIFVFSILTFIFWLVIGNEFSEAINRAISVLVISCPCALGIATPISIMIGNLKGSQMGILFKRAELLEIIKKANIILMDKTGTITKGEPKVIDFISISDDDRVIKYIYSAEKKSEHHLATSVVTYCENLGINTVDIDEFIQVEGRGINAKIKNNELLIGNEKMMLEYNIDLSKYIDDINRYSKQGKTVILASINGSLVAIITIADEIREDVKITIEKLKNKNIRPIMLTGDNIETARYVAKLVGIEEVYAGLLPNEKYDILINLQENNKVIMVGDGINDAPALAKADVGISIGGSTDIAMEISDIVLMKQRLIDIINAINLSKAVIINIKFSLFWAFIYNIMGITLAMGLFVKFGLTLNPMFAAFAMSLSSMCILLNAMTLKLFKGENK from the coding sequence ATGAAAAGAGAAAAATTTAATATAACAGGTATGCATTGTACAAATTGTTCTTTAAATATTACCAAAAATATTGAAAAATTAGAAGGGATAGAAAAAGTAAATATTAATCTTATTACTTCTAAAATGTCAGTAATATATGATGAAAAGATTATTGATGTAGAAAAAATAATTGAAATAGTAGAAAAAATAGGATATGGAATAGAGAAAATAAATAATAAAAAAAATAAAGAAAATATAGAAGAAATAAAAAAAGATTATTATATAATAAAACTAGTAATATCAATAATATTAACAGTTTTAATAATGTATTTATCTATGGGGCATATGTTAGGATTTAATAAGGTAAATAATTCAGAAATAATACAGATTATAATTTCAATATCTATAATGTATTTGTACAAGGAATACTATTTTTCAGGATTTCTAGCATTAAAGAATAATAGCTCTAATATGTCAAGTTTAATAGCTGTTAGCACACTTGCATCTTTTGTATATAGTATTTTTAATGTAATCAAAGGAGAAAACAATGATCTATATTTTGAATCTATAGCAGTAATATTAACACTTGTAAGTATAGGAAAGTATATAGAAAGAAGAATAAAGAAAAATGCTACTAAAAGCATTACTAAAATGATTAATTTAACTCCTAAAAAAGCTACAATAATTAAAGATGGAAACGAAATAGTAATAGATGTAGGAGATTTAGAAATAGATGATGAAGTTTTAATTAAAACAGGTGAAATTATTAGTTGTGATGGTATAATATTAGAAGGAAAAGCTTATGTAAATGAATCATCTATAACTGGTGAGAGTAAACTTATAGAAAAAAATGTTAATGATGAAGTAATAGCATCAAGTATTCTTGAAAAAGGATATTTAAAAGTAAGGGTTAATAAAGAAGCTAATGATACAATAATTGCTAAAATTATAGAACTTGTTGAAGAAGCTACTTCAAGTAAAGCTCCTATTTCTAAATTAGCAGATAAGATAAGTGGAATTTTAGTTCCGATAATATTTGTTTTTTCTATATTAACTTTCATATTTTGGTTAGTAATAGGAAATGAATTTTCAGAAGCAATTAATAGAGCAATTTCTGTACTTGTGATTTCATGCCCATGTGCATTAGGGATTGCAACCCCTATATCTATAATGATAGGAAATTTAAAAGGTTCTCAAATGGGTATATTATTTAAAAGAGCAGAGTTACTTGAAATTATTAAAAAAGCGAATATAATATTAATGGATAAAACAGGAACAATTACTAAAGGAGAGCCTAAAGTAATTGATTTTATCTCTATTTCAGATGATGATAGAGTAATTAAATATATATATTCAGCAGAAAAAAAATCTGAACATCATCTTGCGACATCTGTAGTAACTTATTGTGAAAATTTAGGTATAAATACAGTAGACATTGATGAATTTATTCAAGTTGAAGGAAGAGGTATTAACGCAAAAATAAAAAATAATGAGTTATTAATAGGTAATGAAAAAATGATGTTAGAATATAATATAGATTTATCTAAATATATTGATGATATTAACAGATATTCTAAACAGGGTAAAACTGTTATTTTAGCTTCAATTAATGGAAGTTTAGTTGCCATAATAACTATTGCTGATGAAATTAGAGAAGACGTGAAGATAACTATAGAAAAATTAAAAAACAAAAATATTAGACCAATCATGCTAACAGGAGATAATATAGAAACTGCAAGATATGTTGCTAAGCTTGTTGGTATAGAAGAAGTTTATGCAGGCTTATTACCTAATGAAAAATATGATATATTAATTAATTTACAAGAAAATAATAAAGTTATAATGGTAGGTGATGGAATTAATGATGCTCCAGCATTAGCTAAAGCAGATGTTGGTATAAGTATAGGTGGATCTACAGATATAGCTATGGAGATTTCAGATATAGTGTTAATGAAACAAAGACTTATAGATATAATTAATGCAATTAATTTAAGTAAAGCAGTAATAATAAATATAAAGTTTAGTCTTTTCTGGGCTTTTATATATAATATTATGGGTATTACTTTAGCAATGGGCTTATTTGTTAAATTTGGTTTAACATTAAATCCAATGTTTGCAGCATTTGCTATGAGTTTAAGTTCTATGTGTATTTTATTAAATGCAATGACATTAAAATTATTTAAAGGAGAAAATAAATGA